The Dromaius novaehollandiae isolate bDroNov1 chromosome 4, bDroNov1.hap1, whole genome shotgun sequence genome contains the following window.
cggcaccggcccggcctccccggcagggccgtgctgccccgcggccgccgccatgccggggcccaaacccccccaacccccgggcccggggcgccagggccccgtcacCTACTTGCTGAGAGCGGCATCGCTTCCTCCCGCGTCAGCCACTCGAGGCCCGCGTGCTCCACGAGGACCCCTGCGCGCACAGAGCAACACACCGACGTCAGGGCGACGCACCGACATCAGagcgcccccgggacccccggcccgggcagacggggacagcggcggcgcgggggcagcggccgcagaGAGCGCCCGCCCCGACTCACCGGCGACGTCGAGGGCCgcagcctgcagctccccgcagctccccaggaagcggcgccgggcggcgacgtacagcatctcctggtgctcggggctctcctgggcctgggggacgcgggacGCGCCGTCCTTCTCGGCCGCAAGAcgaccccgccgccctcggcgcgtcgcccgctccctccctccctctcccggggccggcgagggccccgcggccccatcgcgcccgggcgcgcggctcctcaccagctggctgcagacgtcgcccagcagctcggccgcgctcagccgggTGGTGACGGCGAGGCCCTGCCGCACCCTCCGCAGCCCCAGAAACGGGGCGCACAGCCGCAGGGCGCCCTGGCACGCCTGCCAAAGAGAGGTGAGCCGGGGCGCTGGAGTCGCTACCCTGGGCGGCGCAGGGGCCACCGCGCGGGGACGCGTTCGGGGAGGCTCTGCAGGGACCCTGCGGCTGCCGAGCAGGCGGCAACGGCAGCAATGTCCCTGCGGCTGCCGCCCGGCTTCGCTTCTTGCTCCCCCCCGGGGCTCTTACCATGGAGGCGCCCGGGTCGGGGTCCCGGAGGTGCAGGACGAGGGTGGCCCACGTGCTGCCCAGCTCCTCCGTGAAGAAAGCCCTCCACCTGCTCGTGGCAGAGGCGGCCAGCACCCCGTACAGGGTGAAGGCCGCCGAGCGCAGCGACGCCTGCTCCTGCAACCAGAAACCCCGGCCCTCAGGCGGGCGACTGGGACGCCGCGTACGGCTGTTTCTGCAACACCCGGGCGCTGCCGGTCGAGCACGACGCCCGGAGAAAGGACCCCCACGGGgggcacaaacagcagctcctcCGCCCGCCCCAGGGAGAAGCGTCTTCCCCGAACCCTCCCGATCCGCAgcggcccctgcccccgccgccccctcggacGAGCCCGCGAGGGACCCTTCGCGCAGGCGCCAGACACCGCCGCTCACTCACAGCATCGAAGAACCCCTTGGTGGCCCTGGCGATGTCCCTGAAGGCGGagcccacagccttccccttcagctccgtcaccaccttcgccagcgccagcaggctctctgccaccacctccgccgcggccgcgtcctccaggcccctccgcagcgccTCCAGCACCGCTCCCTTGTGCTTTCGCAGCTGCCGAGCGTGACGCACACGTGAGCCTCCCGCTAGCCCTGCCTCCAACCGCCCCTCTTCCCCGTCGCCTCCAGGGGCTGAAGCTCTCAGAAGCAGCCCCCGAGCACATCGCAGCCCGAGGGGCCCGTTGGCACCTCCGTCCCCTCCGCAGCCCGGCCGGTGCCCCAGAACAGAGCGCCCTCGGGGCAGAGActcgcagctgcctctgctgcgctGCCCGCTCTCTCTCatcccccgcagctccccgccggcaTCTCTCCGGTCGCGCAGGGCTGCGTTTCGCGCGGAGCAAAGCCCCTCTCACCTTCTCCGGCGCCCCgctgaccaggttgcccaggccgcgcgctgccatctgccgcacggtgctgctcgagtcccgcagcttctccagcaaggcCCTCGCGATGGGCTGGAGGCACCTCCACTCCCGCAGCGCcggctccttcatcagctgcagcacagcaacccgGCCGTCGGCACCCGCAGACGGATGCGGACCaggcccgggagcagcagccgccccgggctccgcacgaggaagccccgccagccccggccgaccgccccggcgcccggcagctTCCCTTGGGGCCCGGCCCAGGCTGCGGCTTCGGCCAGgccgagggcagcgctgccctgtgcccggggggctcgtgggtgggtgggggtgggcaggggccggggaagggcagctcctgagagAGCTGCTACGAGGGGGGATCTGCTCCCGCCGGGAACGGGACACCTTCTGCCGGCACCTTCTTGCTGGCACCCTGAGAAAAGCCCTCCTAAACCTCCCTCTCGCGCCTCTCCCTCACCTCCGCACAGAAAGCCGCGGCCGTGACCCGCAGGTTGGCCGAGGGGGCGTCCAGCCACCgggtcagcaccagcaccaggggcagcgagacggtcccggcgcggagcagcaccctgcgcgcagagcacaggcaggcgaCGCGCGGTCACGCAGGGCGGCACCCGGCCTCGGGCCCCCGCGATCCCCCCGCTCCCACGCGGGCTCCGCTCGGCCCCTCCGAGACGCCCGGGCCCGGGGGAAGGGTCCCGCCAGCCCCTCCCGGGTCGCGGCCACCCCGGAGCAGCGAGGCGCCTCCTCGGGCTCTCACCCGGTCAGCAGGCAGACGCCGTCGTGGTGAGCCCGGGGGtcttccagggcagcccaggcgccctgctgccgcagcagccgcagccactTCCCGTCGAGGCACGTGCGCAGCACCgcctccagggtctccagggaaagcctgggcGAGGAGAGAGCAGCGAGGCCTCAGTCACGGCGACAGGCGAAGGAAACGCTGCCGCCCGCGAGGCCTTCGCTCGCTCGTGCTGCGAAACACCCCTGGAATGACCTCTCACAACCCTGAAGCCCGACAAGCTCTAAGACACCCGGCCTAGGGACCCCAGGGACCGTCGGCTCACAAACACGCCAACAGAGACCAAACGAACCAGCACGCCAACGctcataaaacaagaactacaaccaaacagacaaacccaaaccaaaataaatagagcccaggggaaaaaacaagtctccctggggcaccttcctACCCAGGAATCAAAGTTTGCAGCTTTCCCTGCATCTCTGTCCCCCGGCTCCTACCTGCAAGGATTGTCGTCGCTCGCGTggcccttcaggaacagctttccccGGGTGATGAGTGCGGAAGAcggcatctccttgcccactgtggcgctgatctgcttcagcagcaccggcagcagctccgggagcaggcGCAGCACAGCCTCCGGGCTCTGCAGCGCTGACACCACCACAGAGATGGCCCGGGTCATCTGCAGAGAAACGCAACCCAAAGCCGCCTGTGAAAAcgaggccttttcccacctgtgccctgcccgcctcggggaccttcactgcctgcagttcactcccctgcagcccggcagcagcaaacgctctcggctgccagcgctgcccagggcccggcacggcaccggcccggggggctcaggggtGTTCGCGGCGTGCGCGGAGCTCCCTCAGGCTGAAGGGTGATTTGGGCAGTCAGGTACGAAGCCGGTGCACGTACcttgagaggctccagcgcagcctcctcctcctctgcctcgggcttggcagagctggtccTGGGCTGGTCGCTTCCcgagttcttcagtttttccatcaagaCCCGCAGGAAGTGGTCCACAAAGAATTttccccccaggaccctccacagctcctcggtgtcactgcaagggagcagaagTTCCCCCGTGAGCCCCCGGGCTCTGGCACCTGCGACGCCCTCGGCAGCGCCAaacgctctcctggcctccacGGGGCTGGTGGCGGCTCCTGCCcgtccgtggggccggggcagcgcacgtacctgtccatgggcagctgcttctgcagcaggctgtcgaTGACGGCCCCGGGGTGGTAGAGGGCGAGCAGGGACACGGCCTCCAGGAGGAAGTGCCggagggtgtcctgctgcatggtcgGCATCCGGACGTAGATGatgctcaggatttctggcacctgatCGCAGACCACAAGAGCCgtcgtctccatcctctcttgctCCTCCCGCACGGCCCAGGCACCGCCACTCGGCCCACGAGCAATTCCTGCTCCCCGACCAGTTCTCGGGACCCAGCCCTAAAGCCCCAAGGCTCTGCGCAGCGGCGGGGGGACGCTGGACCGCCACGgggacacatctctgctgcccaccgaGGGCGATGCCGAGCAGCCACCCTGGGCTCCTCGGGCCGGGAGGGCTGAGCATCGCGCCCGAGAACCGGGGAGCAACTGGGCACTTTGGGTGCCTCAGCTCTAACTGCCTCCGTCGTGGGAGCCACCGGGGTTTGGCCCAGCAGGGTCAGTGCCACCGGACGAAGAACAACCCCGGGATGAGGCTGCCGGCACTCGGATTCGACAGAGCCCTCGGCGCTGCGCACCAGGGGCGGCTCTTTGGCCCCCGGCACCTGCACGAGGTGCCCGGCAGCGGCGGAGGCGGGAAGGCCCGAGCCCCCGGGAAAAGGCGTCTCTCACCTCCGTGAACAGCTGCCCCCCGCACGTCTCCAGGAAGGTGAGCAGCCACTCGCCCGCTGCCTGAGCACACGCGGACTGGGCCGACAGCATCCCGTCCAGGGCGGCAGAGAGGAAGTCCGTGGCCTGCGCTGGCGGGATGTGTTTGCAGACGATCTGGGGAGACATCAGAAACGGGAGAGGCCATGTCGCAGGTCTGCTCCGGCCCTTCGGAAAGGGGAGGAGACTCGagcgcgcggccggcggggcagtTCGCTGGGCccgcagggtgccagggctttacggggcagctgtgcaggcagggcctgccgTGCTCTGTGCCGCTCGACAGCCGCTTGCTGCTCCTTTGGCTCTCCCAAaacgcagcggggccccggcagcgaagcagggagccgcgcgggagcccgggcaccggctccccccgcgccgtggggccaGGCACCTTTCTGAGTCTGGAGGAAGCCTGGCGCAGAGCCTCGGCGTCTGGGGCGCTCAGCCGCTGGCACAAGGGCTgcacctcgtcctcctcggcccccgtctccagcgtcctgcctgcagggagcaccaggagagAAGGGCGGCGATGGCGACGGAGACCCACCTCTGGCCCAGGGGCCGAGAGGAAGGAAGAACGGAGCCCAGCCCCGCGCagtcgtggggcgcggggggcagcggggggctggccgaggccgggagggggctgccctcaccttgtatgcggaggaggtggccgaggcaggcccctgcCCGCTGGCGGGACGTGGCCAGCGAGTCGCAGGTGAAAGGCGCCAGCAGTCCCACCATGGAGCCAAAGGGCCCGAAAGAGGTTTCTCCCTGGGGAAACACAAGGACGACGAGGAGGTCGCAGGCAGCCCTGGCGGCCGATCTCCCTCTCCCGGCTGTGCTGGCGCCCGAGCCGTGGCAGGGCAtcggggcaggcagcggtgcagccccacagcccgggAGACCCAAAACCCAGCGCCCGGCGTGGGGCAGAGCTCCTTGCCGGGGTCGCAgccagcggggaggggggacacggcGCGCAGGGCGGGGGGGTCCCTTCTCACCGTGAGCTCGAATCGCTCCTCGAAAGCGCCCAGCAGCTGggcgcaggcctgcagggccctctcccgctcccacTCCTTGGCCGAGGTGAGCCAGTACTCCAGCACCTGCGGAAGAGCACACCCGGCTCACACCAGTCCCCCCGGCCGTCCCGGCCTGCCCACCGCCACCCCAgacgcctccctcccgcccagaGTCCCGCCCAGGAGCTGCCGCCTCGGCAGCCGGTGGCGCGGCCCCTTGCGTCCCCAGCAGCCCCTCACGGAGGGCACCGGCGCagacctgccccacggccacctcgcgctgaccccgccgcctccgcagcccagctctccccacgcaGCCGGCACTGGTGACgccttccccgtccccccacgGACACTCACATGCAGCATCTCCGCGAGCCAGTCCGAGCTGAGGTCTTCCTCCAGCAGGGCCGTCAGCAGCTCGCCCAGAGCCCCCATGGTCCGCGCGTGCAGACCCTGAGCGCGGGGAGAAGGACGGGCGTTGGGCCGCGCTCGGAGACGCCCAGCTCGGCCGCaggggcagagcgcggcgcgTGCTGCGGGGGATCCCCGGAGAGGCCGGCAGAGAAGGGCCGGCAGGTACCTGCACGTGCCCGGCGTCCGCCGCCGTCGCCCCCTCCTCTTCCGCCggctccagggcaggcaggggcatcaCGCTCCCCACACACTGATCCAGGAGGTCGCGGTTTTCCTCCCGGCTCAGCGATGgcttcagtttgctggcagagaaagagggaaacacacaCGCGTCTCACTCCCGCTCCCCAGAGCGGCGGCTCAGATGacaccccccgcagccccggcgcacaGACCCTACCTCAAGTGCCCCACGGCCACAAACGCCTCCCGGCGCACGGGGGACGCCAGGCGATCCCGGGGCTCCCCCTGCACGAAGCCCTGCAGGTCACGGAGACACGCGCACAGTGGGCAGCGGGCGGCCGCCGAGAGCCCTCCCGCCGGCACCAGGCTCCGGGCGCTCCAGAGGTCGCGCGCGGCCAAGGCGGAGCATCGCGCCTCGGGGCGACCGGCCTCGGGGCTCGGCCCCGAcctccccgcggcaccggcccggccccggcactcaccagcaAGGTGTCCAGCAGCTCCCGTTTGCGGCAGAGCTccacgccgcgggagccccccgccacccGCACGGCCCGGCTGACCTCGGCGACGCTCCGGATCAGCGCCAGCTTGAGCTGCACGTCCTGCGTCCCGGCACAGGGAAACACGGCGGCGCCGGTGAGGAACTCCTCAGAGCGCCGAGGGCTCAGCGAGGAGCACGGCGGgcagcccagccccagagcaCGGCGCGCAAGGGCCACTGCGTCTGCCCAGCGCCTCGGGCACCTCGGCTCGGCACGCGGGTCGCAGGAAggaaacctcctctcccctcccgggaAGAAGCTCCCCCCGCGGAGGCACGAGCTTTCCCGGCTACCCACCGCAAGgagacccccggcccccggcccggggagcgggagggcgagtCCGGCACGCCTGCGAGGGGAAAGGGGTGCGGGAAGGGCCGCGAGCAaggccccggggggcaggacttaccttggtggagaaggagaagcccagcacctggaaggggaaaggcgGTGGGGTGAGAGGCAGAGAACCAAGGCGCACAGACGCGGGACACGCAGCAGCGGCCCCGGAGCGCACAGACCCCGCGGGGCAGCAGGGACGAACCAGGGCTGCCGCGTCCCCCTCCGCCAGCACGGGCAGGGCACAAccgcccccggggcgctgggggcagtCGGCGCTCGCGGGAGCTTCGGGGAAGACCCACGTCTGCGTGGCCGCCCTGCGCCCGcgcacccacctggcagctggcGCGGTAGTGCCGCAGGATGCGCCCCACGACGTCGCTCTCCAcgcgggccaggagctgctccggcggggcgcggagcgcgaTCCGGCCGTAGGCCAGCACGAGGGCCGCGTGCCTCcccgctctcttcccctggtggtATTCCTGCACCGTGGGAGAAGCCGCGAGACGTCAGCCCGGCGCCTCCGTCgggccccggctcccgctgcctcccggcgaaggagccgccccgctttccacgcagcagccacccctgggcTGCCGCTGGTTCGGAAgtggaaacaaagcagaggaCAAAGGAGCCAGGACGCCCGGCATCCTTTACCTTCAGGCGTTTGAAAGCCCCGGACACTGGTCTTTCCTCCATGGACGCCCCAAactcctgcagcacctccaaggcaaggtggaagtggctctcggcagaGCCGGCCACAACCGAAATCATCgcctgcaacacaagggaaagggtgAGGCGGCCTCTGGCCGACACTCACCACGGCAAGCTCCGAGCGACACTCGCGATATCCTCCGACGGGAACAGCAGCggcaaggaaaggaggagagcctGGAGCGCTCTGCTCGGAGAGATCGCCGCTCCCCTGGGAATACCGAGGGGCTCCGGGGAAAgcagggggagaagaggaaactcacctctctctcagacacCTCCAAGTAATTCATCCTTAACAGATACTTCTTCATTTCCCCGCGGACGTAGGGGA
Protein-coding sequences here:
- the LOC135328298 gene encoding maestro heat-like repeat-containing protein family member 2B, whose protein sequence is MRRLRALRGLFACGGCWSRPPVREDGGRAAESVPAAVPTFAGRVASLSNRLQEEEGDRAEVYRELERVLQGDDGRVQSAVLARVIAAASRDMRAAQGVTEQVRTAASDVLVALARCHFDSVMCELQCRLRALGEISEDLVFVTLGKLASSYALRCVPFVGMTLFALRTMLSQVGSSRTLRAVCSVLEQWSKAVNSYLGAWEQCSFPRVGQAQLCSSISPLFGHAVGSWLGCEEEEAKQAVLGAMAAMMGLLVREEEHRERVWEQLPWLLGQYQQVQDSFRVTKALSYFLAVLGEVQIPIPQDEVEAIGTAVHCQPEFALRTRWPFCARSWGVGARPLAWCPWICSEPWCAPQQREARACPCSCRRCAARWETPAGRWRGQRCASPRSCWAAASRAARPGTWWPTSSPRSARPPADWRRESCLRQKRRKQQIFKPCAWTSCAPWTSPSGGLLWLRLLQYVVPAQYTGTLVPLCRCLRELAESRGRAGGEDGEEEPNVAASRQRAKLPRPQALLARLLVVAAAPHAGGGCGVAALRLLRALSAEIHGALGMVWAVKIPFLLQCLEGQSESCLDSAEWEQLLLKFLRTSLETIESQAWTVGLSLELSQQTGSYPRPSREQAFLYKAVGVSLAACRHVPYVRGEMKKYLLRMNYLEVSEREAMISVVAGSAESHFHLALEVLQEFGASMEERPVSGAFKRLKEYHQGKRAGRHAALVLAYGRIALRAPPEQLLARVESDVVGRILRHYRASCQVLGFSFSTKDVQLKLALIRSVAEVSRAVRVAGGSRGVELCRKRELLDTLLGFVQGEPRDRLASPVRREAFVAVGHLSKLKPSLSREENRDLLDQCVGSVMPLPALEPAEEEGATAADAGHVQGLHARTMGALGELLTALLEEDLSSDWLAEMLHVLEYWLTSAKEWERERALQACAQLLGAFEERFELTGETSFGPFGSMVGLLAPFTCDSLATSRQRAGACLGHLLRIQGRTLETGAEEDEVQPLCQRLSAPDAEALRQASSRLRKIVCKHIPPAQATDFLSAALDGMLSAQSACAQAAGEWLLTFLETCGGQLFTEVPEILSIIYVRMPTMQQDTLRHFLLEAVSLLALYHPGAVIDSLLQKQLPMDSDTEELWRVLGGKFFVDHFLRVLMEKLKNSGSDQPRTSSAKPEAEEEEAALEPLKMTRAISVVVSALQSPEAVLRLLPELLPVLLKQISATVGKEMPSSALITRGKLFLKGHASDDNPCRLSLETLEAVLRTCLDGKWLRLLRQQGAWAALEDPRAHHDGVCLLTGVLLRAGTVSLPLVLVLTRWLDAPSANLRVTAAAFCAELMKEPALREWRCLQPIARALLEKLRDSSSTVRQMAARGLGNLVSGAPEKLRKHKGAVLEALRRGLEDAAAAEVVAESLLALAKVVTELKGKAVGSAFRDIARATKGFFDAEQASLRSAAFTLYGVLAASATSRWRAFFTEELGSTWATLVLHLRDPDPGASMACQGALRLCAPFLGLRRVRQGLAVTTRLSAAELLGDVCSQLAQESPEHQEMLYVAARRRFLGSCGELQAAALDVAGVLVEHAGLEWLTREEAMPLSATLRVLRSDGDPRVQQAAARLLRDAGLEQPPRRR